Sequence from the Candidatus Bathyarchaeota archaeon genome:
AGTGTTTTTGAAAATTTCTTATATCCAATCTCGCAGGGAACTCATACAATTGAATTTATAGTTGCGGATGCAGGAGATGATGGCGTCGATTCAGGATTGCTAATAGATAACTTAAGATCAATAATGGGCCAGACTACCGACTCTTCTGGTAAACCTAGAGAGGATTTCCTTACTCGTGAAGCTGTATATGCGGTAGGAGGCGGTTTTCTTCCAGGCACTTCAGTTAACATTTATATCGTTAATCACGTTGTATGGGCTGATGGGATGGCAATTCCTTTCGATGTTTCAAGCGATGGAATGAATACGGTTTCAATTAATCCCTCAGGGGGCTTTGGTCCTATAATTGTGTGGCCTGCTCCGTTAACAAAAGGCTCTTATGATATAGTATTCGATGCAAACCAGAACGGCCAATATGATGCAGGAATAGATTTTGTCGATCACATAAGCCTTTCTGGATTCACGATCTCGGGCTTCCCGACTTATTCAGCTGCAGTTGGTGGAATTGTTGTTCATATAAGTAAAGTTAGAATACTGGCTCCATGGATAAGCATTTTTAGTCTTTTTGGATTAATAATTGTAGCTTTAATTTTAATTAAGCGTAGGATATGATTTTATTTTATTTGTGTGTACTCGCACTCTGTTGTACCTCAAATAATTGATGTCGAAGTAGGCGATACATTCGAAGTGAGGTAAGAAGTACCATAACAATGACTGTTGTTGAAGGAGTCTAAAAACACTTGCATGGTGGTTGAACTCTAGTTGGTCAGTCAAGGCGTTGGAAGCATTTTCAAGAGGAAAGATGGAAAGTATTTCGTCTATCTTCCAGTCGCTCTTGTAGAAGATACAGCCTTTCCATTTGAAATTGAAAAATCATTGAAAGTAAAAATTCGCTTTAGAGCAGGAGAAAAAAGAATAATAGTCGAGGAAATCTAGACAAGAATTCTAACGATTTGATAATATTAGGGTCCTAAAAAATCATGAGACTATCCATGCATAAGATTATGATAAAAACTCAGTTCCATATTAGAATTTAAATTTCAATGCTAGATTTTATCCAGCTTCTGGACTTCTTCTTCAAAGTACTTATGGAAGGGTCGAGGTAGTTGACGATAATCAATCGAGGCTATCATGTGCGAGAAGTCTTTTGAATTGTACGTATTCCAGAATAGGACCACTTTGTCTTTCAAATCATTCTTTTCTGCATCATCTATAAGGGCTGCAAGTGCCTTTCCAGT
This genomic interval carries:
- a CDS encoding choice-of-anchor L domain-containing protein; translated protein: SQPINHGFETGDLSGWSSQGSVEVLQASEFTATITPPEGQYFVLLSTGPDDLNPAPDNGDLDGNYNDDYDVTILSQTFTSDTGTISFSWSWLTDEETYTAQEYDDIFLVRLDGEVILSGSVDKTPVQSPFPNTSTDDVAYSVDSSGGSTDQSYFGDGRSVFENFLYPISQGTHTIEFIVADAGDDGVDSGLLIDNLRSIMGQTTDSSGKPREDFLTREAVYAVGGGFLPGTSVNIYIVNHVVWADGMAIPFDVSSDGMNTVSINPSGGFGPIIVWPAPLTKGSYDIVFDANQNGQYDAGIDFVDHISLSGFTISGFPTYSAAVGGIVVHISKVRILAPWISIFSLFGLIIVALILIKRRI